One window from the genome of Sphaerotilus microaerophilus encodes:
- a CDS encoding Spy/CpxP family protein refolding chaperone, whose protein sequence is MTPWIKRSLYVVFAAAAVGGLAACGHGPMGGGMAGDGPAACGPGMGGPMMGMRGMHRGPMSDADHAKMRDRMVERATTELALDAGQKAKLVTLLDKMHQQRTKMTGPAPQAGQPGKTPRDEFLGLMSGERFDRARAQALVDEKGNAMRAAAPEMITAMGDFYDSLKPEQQAKVRDFLSRGGRGMGGRGWPRG, encoded by the coding sequence ATGACCCCCTGGATCAAGCGTTCCCTGTACGTCGTGTTTGCCGCTGCGGCGGTGGGTGGTCTGGCCGCCTGTGGCCACGGCCCGATGGGTGGTGGCATGGCCGGTGACGGGCCTGCTGCCTGCGGCCCCGGCATGGGTGGCCCGATGATGGGCATGCGCGGCATGCACCGCGGCCCGATGAGCGATGCCGACCACGCCAAGATGCGTGACCGCATGGTCGAGCGTGCCACCACAGAGCTGGCGCTGGACGCTGGGCAGAAAGCCAAGCTGGTGACCCTGCTGGACAAGATGCACCAGCAGCGCACCAAGATGACGGGCCCGGCTCCACAGGCGGGCCAGCCGGGCAAGACGCCGCGTGACGAGTTCCTGGGCCTGATGAGCGGCGAGCGCTTTGACCGCGCCCGCGCCCAGGCGTTGGTGGACGAGAAGGGCAATGCGATGCGCGCCGCCGCGCCGGAGATGATCACCGCGATGGGTGACTTCTACGACAGCCTCAAGCCCGAGCAGCAGGCCAAGGTGCGCGACTTCCTGTCGCGCGGTGGCCGCGGCATGGGTGGGCGCGGCTGGCCCCGCGGCTGA
- a CDS encoding response regulator transcription factor, with translation MPRILLIDDDEHLGAPLAAYLKRYDFEVDCALRPSVALQRLREVAYDGAILDVMLPEMDGFALCREIRNGSDLPRDLPILMLTARGDVMDRVIGLELGADDYLPKPFEPRELAARLQTILRRRAPKPGADELSDARRLVFDGLVVDLDRRQVLRQGEVVELTGTEFELLAMLAREPHKVFSRDEILNRLRGHEADLYTRAVDIVVSRLRRKLEPQDCIKTLRNAGYTFAGARA, from the coding sequence ATGCCCCGCATCCTCCTGATCGATGACGACGAGCACCTGGGTGCGCCGCTGGCGGCCTACCTGAAGCGCTACGACTTCGAGGTGGACTGCGCGCTGCGTCCCAGCGTCGCCCTGCAGCGCCTGCGTGAGGTGGCCTACGACGGCGCCATCCTGGACGTGATGCTGCCGGAGATGGATGGGTTTGCGCTGTGCCGCGAGATCCGGAACGGCAGCGACCTTCCCCGTGACCTGCCGATCCTGATGCTCACCGCCCGCGGTGACGTGATGGACCGCGTCATCGGCCTGGAGCTGGGCGCGGACGACTACTTGCCCAAGCCCTTCGAGCCGCGCGAGCTGGCCGCGCGGCTGCAGACCATCCTGCGCCGCCGCGCTCCGAAGCCGGGTGCCGACGAGCTGTCCGACGCGCGCCGCCTGGTCTTTGACGGTCTGGTGGTCGACCTGGACCGCCGCCAGGTGCTGCGCCAGGGCGAGGTGGTGGAGCTGACCGGCACCGAGTTCGAGTTGCTGGCCATGCTGGCACGCGAACCCCACAAGGTCTTCAGCCGCGACGAGATCCTGAACCGCCTGCGCGGCCACGAGGCCGACCTCTACACGCGGGCCGTGGACATCGTCGTCAGCCGGCTGCGCCGCAAGCTGGAGCCGCAGGACTGCATCAAGACGCTGCGCAACGCGGGCTACACCTTTGCGGGGGCCCGCGCGTGA
- a CDS encoding HAMP domain-containing sensor histidine kinase, whose protein sequence is MARLRAAWRSLGLRIVLLFLLLAVAIVGVGAGGMQRAVGGPWRALVRPLVADYVDRLAEDIGNPPDVARARALAERLPLTVRISGPAVQWDSRGDTALSPPQPMRPPWSRMGGASQVEAPWHPRDPAHGPMGRGMHRHFPVLDDDAADTERGWLMARRLTADGHVLQFGIAQVPWRDRPRSIGWFTVGLLAILTLVAYGVVRHWLRPLSDIAAGAERYGAGKFDAPIPQRRDDELGELAGRINTMATRLHGMLEAKRALLLAISHELRSPLTRARLNAELVDEGPSRDALLRDLGEMRELITDLLESERLAAGHAALQREATDLAALVRTVVAELGPEGGAARIEVQVDEVLGPVEVDPARWRVLLRNLLSNALRHGRPEEAQEGQETQAPDVELSLVRVGDALRLTVRDHGPGVPPEQLAHLTEAFYRPDSDRGRRSGGVGLGLHLCRLIAEAHGGRLTLRSAEPGLLAEVTWPAG, encoded by the coding sequence ATGGCCCGCCTGCGTGCGGCCTGGCGCAGCCTCGGGTTGCGCATCGTGCTGCTGTTCCTGCTGCTGGCCGTGGCGATCGTGGGGGTCGGTGCGGGTGGCATGCAGCGTGCGGTGGGCGGCCCTTGGCGGGCACTGGTGCGCCCGCTGGTGGCGGACTACGTGGACCGCCTCGCGGAGGACATCGGCAACCCGCCGGACGTCGCCCGCGCGCGCGCATTGGCCGAGCGCCTGCCGCTGACGGTGCGCATCAGCGGCCCGGCGGTGCAGTGGGATTCGCGCGGCGACACGGCGCTCTCGCCGCCCCAGCCGATGCGGCCGCCCTGGTCCCGCATGGGAGGGGCCTCGCAGGTAGAGGCCCCCTGGCACCCGCGCGACCCGGCGCACGGGCCGATGGGCCGCGGCATGCATCGGCACTTTCCCGTGCTCGACGACGATGCCGCCGACACCGAGCGTGGCTGGCTGATGGCGCGGCGCCTGACGGCCGATGGCCACGTGCTGCAGTTCGGCATCGCCCAGGTCCCGTGGCGTGACCGGCCGCGATCGATCGGCTGGTTCACGGTCGGCCTGCTGGCGATCCTGACGCTGGTGGCCTATGGCGTGGTGCGCCATTGGCTGCGCCCCTTGAGCGACATCGCCGCCGGGGCCGAACGCTACGGAGCGGGCAAGTTCGACGCGCCGATCCCACAGCGCCGCGACGACGAGCTCGGCGAGCTGGCCGGGCGCATCAACACCATGGCGACGCGGCTGCACGGCATGCTGGAGGCCAAGCGGGCGCTGCTGCTGGCGATCAGCCACGAACTGCGCTCGCCGTTGACGCGCGCGCGGCTGAACGCCGAGCTGGTCGATGAGGGCCCTTCGCGCGATGCCCTGCTGCGCGACTTGGGCGAGATGCGCGAGCTGATCACCGACCTGCTGGAAAGCGAACGGCTGGCTGCCGGCCATGCCGCCCTGCAGCGCGAAGCCACCGACCTGGCGGCGCTGGTGCGCACCGTGGTGGCCGAGCTGGGCCCCGAGGGTGGCGCTGCGCGCATCGAGGTGCAAGTGGATGAGGTGCTCGGCCCCGTCGAAGTCGACCCGGCACGCTGGCGCGTGCTGCTGCGCAACCTGCTGAGTAACGCGCTGCGGCATGGTCGACCCGAGGAGGCCCAGGAGGGTCAGGAGACGCAGGCCCCGGATGTCGAGCTGAGCCTCGTCCGCGTCGGCGATGCCCTGCGGCTGACGGTGCGCGACCACGGCCCGGGCGTGCCGCCCGAGCAGCTGGCCCACCTGACCGAGGCCTTCTACCGCCCGGACTCGGACCGCGGCCGGCGCAGCGGCGGGGTCGGCCTGGGCCTGCATCTGTGTCGGCTGATCGCCGAGGCGCACGGCGGCCGGCTCACGTTGCGCAGTGCCGAGCCCGGGCTGCTGGCCGAGGTGACCTGGCCGGCGGGGTGA